Sequence from the Bacteroidales bacterium genome:
TTGCCCAAGTGCAGCATTGAGAAGATTGACGGTTCCGACGATGTTGGTCATTACAAACCGGAGTGGTTCTGCAATTGAACGGTCAACATGTGATTCGGCCGCAAGATGGATTATACCGTCGAACACAAATTCACTGAATAGACTGCTGATAAAACCGGCATCAGCAATATCCCCCTGCCGGAAAACGTAGTTGGAAGTATTTTCGATGTCTTTGAGGTTTTCGAGGTTTCCTGCGTAGGTAAGTTTATCGAGGTTTACAATCTGATAATCAGGATACTGGTTTACCAACCGGCGCACCACATGTGAACCGATGAATCCGGCTCCTCCGGTGATAAGAATGGTTTTTGAATAGGCGCTTTTCATAGCGGATTTATTGTTTTGCGTTTCGGGTTCCGTAAATCGGGCTTGCCTTGCATATTCAGTTCGTTTGTTGGTTTGAACTTTTTTCAGCTTGTTTTGAGCAGTGTGGCTTAGGGATTCGGATTCTCACACAGATTTTTCCGGTAATACTGTTCCCATTTCCAGGCTGAGGCGAGGGTTTCTTCCAGGGTTTTTTCAGCTTTCCAGCCGAGTTCATGGTTAGCAAGGGAGGTATCGGCCCAGACCTTTTCGATATCTCCGGGGCGACGACCAGTTATCCGGTAGTTGATTTTAACGCCGGTAACTTTTTCGAAGGTTTTTATAATTTCCAGTACGGAATATCCTCTTCCTGTGCCAAGGTTAAATACTTCATAAGGCGCCTTCTGCCGGAGGTTGAGAAGGCGTTGTATAGCTACCACATGTGCCTTTGACAGGTCGACCACATTAATATAGTCGCGAATGGCTGTACCGTCGGGTGTGGAATAGTCATTGCCGAATACCAGCAGTTCTTTACGGATGCCGGCAGCAGTTTGTGTGATAAAAGGTACCAGGTTGTTGGGTACACCCAGGGGAAGTTCTCCGATGAGGCCGGAGGGATGTGCTCCAATCGGGTTGAAGTAGCGCAGGGAAATGGCCCGGAGGGGAGCATTTGAGCTGATGGTGTCCCTGATGATTTCTTCGGAAATCTGCTTGGTATTCCCATAAGGGGACAAAGCCGGTTTAACCGGGCTGTTTTCCGTAACCGGCAGCTGGTCGGGCTGGCCGTAAACTGTACAGGAGGAAGAGAATACCAGATGCCTGATTCCGGAAGCAATCATACCTTCGAGAAGGTTGATCAGGGAGAGGAGGTTGTTCCGATAGTAAAGCAAAGGTTTTTCAACCGATTCGCCGACGGCTTTGGAGGCGGCAAAATGAATGACGGCTTCAATGGAAATATAGCGCGCAAAAAACTGATCAAGAGAAATTTTGTCGCATAAATCCAGTTTCTCAAACAGGGGTCTTTTGCCGGTTATTTTCTCTATTCGGTCAAGAACTTCGATGGACGAATTGGAGAGGTTGTCGATGATGACAACATCAAACCCGCTCTCCATCAGTTCCACTACGGTGTGGGATCCGATATATCCTGTTCCGCCGGTTACAAGTATCAGTGAGTTCATATCACAGGCTCCAGTAGGTTAACTGATGGATTTTTCCTCTGTAAACGCCTTTGACATCGGCAAAGATACCGCGGGGGGATGAAAGATCCACAAAGAACTGTTCGGGAAAGGAAAGATATTCTTTATGGGCTACGGCCAGGACGACTGCATCATAAGGTCCTGATGGGTTTTCAACCAGGTGGTAGCCGTATTCTTCAAAAACTTCTTCGGAGGAAGCGTGGGGGTCGATAACATCGACGTTTACGGCATAGGATTCCAGTTCGCGGACCAGGTCAGCCACTTTCGAGTTTCGGATATCGCTCACATTTTCCTTAAAGGTGGTTCCCATGACAAGCGCCCTGGCTCCTTTGAGGTTTTTATCGGCTGCAATGATTTTTTTTACCACCTGCTTGGCTATATATCCCCCCATGGAGTCGTTGATGTACCGGCCGGCAGTGATAATCTGAGCGTGGTATCCGAGTTTCCGTGCTTTATAAACGAGGTAATAGGGATCGACGCCTATACAATGGCCTCCCACCAGCCCGGGGTAGAACCTGAGAAAGTTCCATTTGGTGGCGGCCGCTTCAATTACTTCGTAGGTATTTATACCCATACGGTTGAAGATGATGGACAATTCATTCATAAAGGCGATATTGATATCGCGCTGGGAGTTTTCAATGATTTTGGCGGCTTCGGCTACCTTAATGGAGCTTGCCCTGTATATGCCGGCAGTGATGATGGATTCATACACGCGTGCAACAACTTCTGCTGATTCCTCATCGCAACCTGAGGTAATTTTTTTGATGCGTGTGAGGGTATGTTCTTTATCGCCCGGATTGATCCGTTCGGGTGAATAGCCTACTTTGAAGTCGGTTTTGTATTTCAGTCCGGATATTTTTTCAAGAACCGGTACACAGTCTTCTTCAGTACATCCGGGGTAAACCGTTGATTCGTAAACCACGTAATCGCCTTTTTTCAGTACTTTGGCTACAGTTTCCGAAGCGCTGATAACGGGTTTCAGATCGGGCAGGTTATAGTCATCAATCGGGGTTGGGACGGCAATTATGTAAAATCTGGCTTTTCTGAGATCGTCGAGCGAAGAAGTAAAAGTAATGTCGCATCCATCAAATGCTTCCGGGGGGAGCTCATTGCTGGGGTCGATTCCGCGTTTCATAAGTTCCACGCGGTCTTCCTTAATATCAAACCCGATAACTTTCATTTTCCGGGCGAATTCAAGGGCGATGGGAAGGCCGACATATCCGAGCCCGACAACAGCCAGTTGCTCTTTTTTTTCGATGAGTTCGTTCAGCATAGTAATAGTATTCAGACTTATAGTTTCAAAAACGGATGGTATTCTCCCGCAGGTGCCTGTGGTTTCTGATGCCGGATGGTGTAGGCAATTTCAACCGAGGGTCTAACATCTTCCAGGCCGAAGCCATTTCCTTTCAGAATTTCCTCATAACTCCGGGTATGAAGATCAGTAAATCCTTCGCTGAATTCAATTTCTTCCCCATTGATTTTAATGGAGCGGAATGTACGTTGGCCCCGGTTCGCGACTTCCGTTGGAAGATCCCCGGCGTCGATGCTCAGGTACCATCGCACATAGGCATTTTGCAGCTCAAGAATCCCTGCTGCCTTATCGGGTTGTGAAAGGTGCACTGTATTTCCCGTAACTTTACCGAAAATCCAGCTGAGCATGTCAAAGAAATGGATGCCGATGTTGGTGGCCACGCCGCCTGATTTCTGGACATCTCCTTTCCAGGAAAAGGCATACCAGCGTCCGCGGCTTGTTATATAGGTAAGATCAACGTCGTACAGTTTTTTGGAAGGATTGGACCGGATTTTTTCCTTCAAGGCTATGATAGCAGGGTGAAGCCGGAGCTGAAGGATATTGAAAACGCGGTGGCCGCTTTCTTCTTCCATTGCTTTAAGCCCGTCGACGTTCCAGGGGTTGAGCACAAGAGGTTTTTCGCAAATAGCATCGGCTTTGTTCCGGAGAGCAAAGCGGACGTGGGAGTCGTGCAGATAATTGGGTGAGCAGATGCTGACATAATGAATGGGTGATCCATGCCTCCGCAGCTTATCGATATGCCGGTCAAAACGTTCGAATTCCACAAAGAAATCCGTTTCCGGAAAAAAGCTGTCGAGGATTCCGACATTATCACTTTTGTCAAGAGCTGCCAGAAGGATATTCCCGGTTTCCTTGATTGCTTTCAGGTGCCGGGGAGCCACATATCCGGCTACTCCTATCAGGGCGAAGTTGTAGGGTTTGGTTTCCAAGTCAGTTTTTTTTAAGAAACGGTGAAATTACAAAATTTATTCGGAAGAGATTTTTCGCACCCTATCCTGCTCGAGCTTGTACTTCTGTCCGCTTTCAGGGCACACTGCGACACCGTTTTCATCGAAATGAAGCCGGTGGCCGTATTCACTTACCCAGCCGACTTGCCGGGCAGGATTGCCAACAACAAGGGCATAAGGCTTTACATCTTTTGTTACTACGGCACCTGCTCCTACCATGGAATACTCTCCGATGGTATGGCCGCAGATGATGGTTGCATTGGCTCCGATGGAAGCTCCTTTTTTCACCAGGGTGGCAACATATTGGTTGCGCCGAACGATAGCACTCCGCGGGTTCAGAATGTTGGTAAAAACCATGGATGGCCCCAGAAACACATCATCTTCGCAAATAACTCCGGTGTAAATGGACACATTGTTCTGTACCTTAACATTCCGGCCCAGCCTCACGCCAGGGGAAACAACAACGTTTTGTCCCAGGTTGCAGTTTTCACCGATTTCACACCCTGTCATAATGTGGGTAAAATGCCATATTTTCGTGCCTTTTCCGATGGTACAGCCTTCGTCAATCACGGCCGTCGGGTGGGCAAAATATTCTTTTTCCATAATGAACAGCTCAAAATTGGTTGCAAGAAACGAAGGTAATGAGAATCAACAGAAAATCAAACGCGCAACAGTGGGTCCGGCTACTGAAAAAACTCCCGGATGGCTGAAGAGATGTACTGTAATTGTTCCTCATCGAGTTCGGTGTGCATGGGAAGGGAGAGAACAACGGAGCAGAGCTTTTCTGTTACCGGAAACCCGCCCTGCCGGTATCCAAGCCAGGAATAAGCTTTCTGAAGATGGAGGGGTACCGGGTAATAAATCATGGATGGAATTCCTTTTTTTTCGAGGTATTCTTTCAGTTTATCGCGTTTATTGTCTGAAACCTTCAGTGTATACTGATGAAAAATGTGATCTGACCAGGGGGCTCTTGCTGGTACCGATAGGGCTGGCAGATCGTTCAGGGAAGCATCGTAGAATGCTGCTGCATTTTGCCTGGCTGTGTTGTAGGCCTTAAGGTATCTGAGTTTTACCTTCAGAATGGCAGCCTGCAGGGTATCGAGACGTGAGTTTACCCCTATACGGTCGTGATAATACCTGACCTTCATTCCATGGTTGGCGATGGATCGGAGCTTTTCGGCCAGGGCATCATCGTTTGTCATGATGGCCCCTCCGTCGCCATAACAGCCCAGGTTTTTGCTGGGAAAGAAGGAGGTACATCCGATGTCGCCCATGGTACCTGCTTTGGCTTTCCGTCCGTCGGGAAAAGTATATTCAGCACCGGTAGCCTGAGCAACGTCTTCAATTACAAACAGATTGTGCTTACGCGCAACAGACAAAACAGAATGCATATCACAGCATTGCCCGAACAGATGCACAGGAATTACGGCCCTGGTGCGGGGGGTAATGGCAGCTTCGAAGGCTTCGGGTCTCATGAGAAAAGTATCCGGGTCAACGTCCACGAAAACGGGTTTGAGCCCCAGCAGGGCAACTACTTCTACGGTGGCAACAAAGGTAAAGTCGGGAGTAATCACCTCATCTCCCGGCTTCAGGTCAAGGGACATCAGTGCAATCTGAAGCGCATCGGTTCCGTTTCCGCAGGGAATGACGTGGCGCACTCCCAGAAAGGACTGAAGCGCCTCCTGAAATTCCCGCACGGCAGGGCCGTTAATAAATGCCGTACTCTCGATAACCCGTTGCATTTCTCCGTCAATCTCGGGCTTTATCTTTACATATTGCCCGTAGAGATCAACCATATGGATCTTTTTCATTGTTGTTGTGTTGGGAGTGAAACCAAAAAACTTTTGAATTTTAACGGATATTTTGGTAATTATTTGTGTTAATATTTAAAATCAAATTATTAATAAAATGGTTATCAGTTAAATAGTGATTTTGAATTACCTTTTTAGTGCCCAATTTACTATTATTATGCACCTAATAAATGAATTAATTAAGATATTACCACTTTATATTATTAATTAGGGATACAATGATTAAGCTCATGGATGCAAGGGCTGAAGCAATACTGATAGTTTGAGCCGGTGAGGTCTTTTCTTTCTGGACTTTCTTTGGTATCACAATCTCAGAACCAGGTATTATGGGTGGGTAATCATTGAAGATAAGAAAGTTTTTGGTTTTTTCGACCTTGCCATTGGGATAAATGACAAAAGCTTTGCTTTTACGGGCATCATCAGTTATACCTCCTGCATTAGAAATGTAATCGTTGAAGGAATAGGTGGTTCTGTACTTGACTGTTGTTGGATAAAGCAAAGCCCCTGTAAGTTTAACAGTCTCAAGTTTCTTGGGTACCTCCAGTATGTCTCCTTCCTGCATTAGCAAGTCAAAGTCAGAACCTGGATTATTGATAATTTTATCCAGTTCAATACCAATGGTTGTTTCTTTTTGAGTAAAGCTGAAGATATCTACTGTATCCTTTGTTGATTGTAGCAAATTCTTAATGAGCTGCATTTTCTGTTTGTTGTCTTCTTGGATTTTTCGTATTAGTCTGGCTCCTTCGGGATAGGCAAAAGGTGTGAGGCCACCTGCACGTTTAACAACTTCTGATACCCTCTCTCCTTTTGATGAAAGCGCATAGCTCCCGGGAAATGTAAATTCCCCCAATAAGGTGACAATTTTCTGCTTTTCATATGCAGGAGAGCGTCTAATAAAAACATGATCGAAAGGTTGTAATACAAATGATGAGGCTTCAGAGGACAATTGCAGTCCGGCTGATATCGGAAAACGGTAAATATTGGCAATTTTCTCAGAACTTTCCAGGGCATTTGGATCATTTATACGGCGGGCCAACTCGAGAATTGACTGGGAAGCAGATTCAAGAATGCCTCCTGCTTGAAGAATAAGGTCTTCAACAGTCATATTCTGTGCAAAGGGATAAATGCCCGGCCTTTTTATATCTCCTTCAATTTGCACAGTATATTCTTCAGTAATATCAAAATGGGAGGGGACGAGAACAAAATCATCTTTTTGTAAAGGAATATCTCTCGAATTTTGCAAAAACAGTTCTTTCAGATCAACGGGGATTACTTCAATAGTAAAGTCTTCACGTGTACGGTAAATAGCCGCCCGGTTCAAAAAGGCATCTCCCCGAAGTCCTTCAGCTTTGGCTATAAGTTGTCTGAGAGTGAGGCTGTCGTCTATTGCATAAAAACCTTCCCGAAAAACAGCGCCTCGAATTTCAACTTTATTGGCAAAACGGTCAAGTACCGAATCTATCATTACCTGGTCACCGTTAGCAAGGGAAAAGCTATCTGCGGCTGTTATTGTAACATCGTGAATTTCCTTTTCGCGACCGTTCATCCTTACCACTTTTACCTTTTCTCTGTATGATTTTCCTGTAAAACCACCAGTGTATGAAATCAGGTTTTTTAAGACTTCTTTCTCTTTAAGGTCATAAATACCAGGTCGCTTAACTTCCCCTGTAACTTCAACACGTCTGGAATAGGGTTCAACAAAAATAACATCTTGGTCTTCCAGACGAAGGTTTTCCGGCAGTTTTCCTTCCAGAAGGAACCTGTAAAAATCAATTTCTGCGACGATATTGTTGTCGCGAATAAGCTTAACATTTCGCAAGGTTCCGTTCAGCGAAGGCCCACCTGCAGCATATAAAGCATTGAGAACAGTGGCAACCGAAGGGAGTGTATAGGTGCCGGGTACTTTTACTTCGCCCACCAGATTGACCTTAATACTTCGTATTTGTCCCAGAGACAAACTCATAAAGGTATTGGGCGAAGGTTTCTTTAATCCACTGTAAATAATTGCTAAACGGCGTTTAAGCTGGTTAGTAGCTTCTTCTACAGTAAGACCGGCAATAGAAACGGGTCCAATATTATTAATCAGTATCAATCCTTCCGGAGAAATTATCTGGCGGTATGTATGTTCTGATGCTCCCCACACATCAATAATCACTTCGTCTCCCGGCCCAAGAATATAATTTTTAGGTGTGGGAAGGTTAAGGGAAGGTTCAAATGTAATTTTCTCATTGTTGAAAAGAGAAAATCCAAACAATTTTTCTTCTGAGGAAAGTTCTTTCTTTTTTTCAGCAAGAAAAGAACTGCGGAAAATTTGTTCAGCTATTAATTCTTCATAGGTTTTTTCTTGAGTTTTCTGAGCTTGTTTCCCCTGAATTAATGCTTGTTTACTGTCAGCCTCCGTTTTTTTGCCAAAATTGAGAGATCTTGTACGGCTGATAAAACGGTTGTCTTCATTTCCCAATACCTGGGTATATTGAAGTGAATCAATTTTGTTTCGTAGTTTGATTACTTCCGATTGAGACATTCCCCTTGCCGTGGCTGCAGCTTCGAGCTGTTCAATTGTTAATCCTGCGGCCTGGGCTTGCTGAATATAGTTTTTGATCTGTTGATCTGAAAGATCTTCGACTCTGATATTGCTCAGATCAACCTCCGTCATTGTTCTTGTCTGGCTCAATGCCGCAGGTATAGTTAGTACTATCAGAAGCATAACAATCAAGCACTTATGCCGATTAAACATCATAGAAAGCAATTTGAACATAATTCTTCCTTTGGTAATAGTATTGACAAAAATAAACTTTTTAATTGATAGTGTTTAACACAAAAGACTAATTAAAAAAAGTTGTCATCTTTACTGTTTCGTGTCGAACTTATGCAGCAAACATCTCAAAGCAGATGCCAATATAGGTAGATTAATTACCTGAAATATTACTTTTCTTTATCATTGTTTTCTCTTTCATCTGATTATCTATAAGACAATATTTGGAATTATTGCTAACATATTCAGGAATTAGTTCTTTCATCTTTCTTACAATTTCTTCGGCATTGCGTTGATTCAAAAAAAACTGGAATTCCTGTATCTGTTCATGAAGAGTATGGAAATTGATTTCTCTGGTCCTGGCAATCATTATTTTTGGATGATACGTCGGGATGTTGTTTTCTTTATCATGTATTAATTCTTCGTATAATTTTTCACCGGGTCTGAGGCCTGTAAAAACAATTTTAATGTCCTCGTTGGGAATAAACCCGGAAAGTTTAATCATTTTTGTAGCAAGATCAAGGATCTTAATACGTTCACCCATGTCGAACACGAATATTTCACCTCCTTTACCAGCCATACTGGCTTCGAGTACCAGCTGGCAGGCTTCGGGGATTGTCATAAAAAATCGGGTAACTTCGGGGTGGGTAATAGTGACCGGACCGCCATTTTCAATTTGACGTTTGAAAAGTAGTACTGCCGAACCATTTGATCCAATGACATTACCAAAACGGGTAGTAATGAATTTTGTAGAGGTAAATTTCTGGGAAGCCTGTACGTACATTTCAGCAAGACGTTTTGTGGCTCCCATGACGTTGGTTGGGTTGACAGCTTTATCAGTTGAAATCATGATAAACTTTGTGACCTGGTATTTCAAAGAACATTGTACTAGGTTAACCGTACCCAAAACATTCGTTTTAAATGCTTCACATGGATTTTCTTCCATTAGGGGTACATGCTTGTAAGCTGCGGCATGATAAACTATTTCAGGTTTATATTGGGCAAAAATTTTTTCCATGTGGTTTTTATCGCAAATGTCTCCAATAATTAATGAATACCTGACTTGCGGAAAGAGTTTTTTCAAATCCATTTCCAACTCGTACATTGGAGATTCTGCCTGATCGACAAGGATTAATATTTTAGGGTTGAAGCTGGCAATTTGTTTAACTATTTCACTTCCAATAGAACCGGCAGCTCCTGTAATCAGGATGCTTCTGTCAATAAGAAAGCGCGAAATTTCCTGTAGATTTAATTTGATGGGTTCCCGCTCCAAAAGATCTTCCATCCGGAGTTCTTTCAGTTGAAAAATACTGAGAGATAATCCTTTGGTTGATCTCAAATTGGGAACTGTCATGACGCGAATATGTTCCTGCAAACAGTAATCGATTAATTGCAATTTTTGATCCGGATTAAGATAACCTTTTTGCAAAACAACCGCTTCAACAGACTCTTTTTCTATTATTTCGGAAAACTTTTCAATGGTATAGGTCGGTATTCCTTTCAGATAAAAGCCGTTTTTATTTCTATCTTTATCAAAGATAGCAATGATTTTATGTTTTCTGTTTCTGTCGAGTTCCAAAAGCTGCATCATGAGCAAAGCATTTTCCCAGGATCCAATTAGAACAGTTTGCATTACTCCTCTTTCCCATTGACTGAGTTGCTCATACGAATATTTAACGGCAATCCTCAGCAACATCATACCGAGTGTGGAAAGAATAAAGTCAATGAGAAGAACTGAAAGAGGAATAATTGCTTCCTTATGCATTGAAATAAATAGAGTGTTGATAACCAACAAAATAATAAGAGCTATTATGCCGAAGGTCAATATCCGTATCAAATCAGTTAATCCCGAATAACGCACAGAGCCGGCAAAAAGTTTTAAGCCGAAGAATAAGGAACACTTCAGTATTATTATCAGAGGGAAGACCACTTTCCAGGTTTTAATATAATGTTGGGGAATCTGAAAGTTGAATCGGAGGAGGTAAGCAATCAAGATAGCTACAAACACAATTATCGTATCAACAATAAAGACAAGCCATCGTGGATTCGGTTTGTTCCTGAGGAATAATTTTGTAAATCCATTATATCTTGAATTCTCAAAGAGATTGTTCATATCGGACCCCTTTTCTTTTATTAAAAATTCAATAGGTACTGGCTTTGAAATAAGTTTCTGATAGCATAATTAATGTCAAACAAAATGAACATAACATAGAATTGCTAATAGGATTAACTTTTCT
This genomic interval carries:
- the galE gene encoding UDP-glucose 4-epimerase GalE, which codes for MNSLILVTGGTGYIGSHTVVELMESGFDVVIIDNLSNSSIEVLDRIEKITGKRPLFEKLDLCDKISLDQFFARYISIEAVIHFAASKAVGESVEKPLLYYRNNLLSLINLLEGMIASGIRHLVFSSSCTVYGQPDQLPVTENSPVKPALSPYGNTKQISEEIIRDTISSNAPLRAISLRYFNPIGAHPSGLIGELPLGVPNNLVPFITQTAAGIRKELLVFGNDYSTPDGTAIRDYINVVDLSKAHVVAIQRLLNLRQKAPYEVFNLGTGRGYSVLEIIKTFEKVTGVKINYRITGRRPGDIEKVWADTSLANHELGWKAEKTLEETLASAWKWEQYYRKNLCENPNP
- a CDS encoding nucleotide sugar dehydrogenase, coding for MLNELIEKKEQLAVVGLGYVGLPIALEFARKMKVIGFDIKEDRVELMKRGIDPSNELPPEAFDGCDITFTSSLDDLRKARFYIIAVPTPIDDYNLPDLKPVISASETVAKVLKKGDYVVYESTVYPGCTEEDCVPVLEKISGLKYKTDFKVGYSPERINPGDKEHTLTRIKKITSGCDEESAEVVARVYESIITAGIYRASSIKVAEAAKIIENSQRDINIAFMNELSIIFNRMGINTYEVIEAAATKWNFLRFYPGLVGGHCIGVDPYYLVYKARKLGYHAQIITAGRYINDSMGGYIAKQVVKKIIAADKNLKGARALVMGTTFKENVSDIRNSKVADLVRELESYAVNVDVIDPHASSEEVFEEYGYHLVENPSGPYDAVVLAVAHKEYLSFPEQFFVDLSSPRGIFADVKGVYRGKIHQLTYWSL
- a CDS encoding Gfo/Idh/MocA family oxidoreductase, coding for METKPYNFALIGVAGYVAPRHLKAIKETGNILLAALDKSDNVGILDSFFPETDFFVEFERFDRHIDKLRRHGSPIHYVSICSPNYLHDSHVRFALRNKADAICEKPLVLNPWNVDGLKAMEEESGHRVFNILQLRLHPAIIALKEKIRSNPSKKLYDVDLTYITSRGRWYAFSWKGDVQKSGGVATNIGIHFFDMLSWIFGKVTGNTVHLSQPDKAAGILELQNAYVRWYLSIDAGDLPTEVANRGQRTFRSIKINGEEIEFSEGFTDLHTRSYEEILKGNGFGLEDVRPSVEIAYTIRHQKPQAPAGEYHPFLKL
- a CDS encoding N-acetyltransferase; its protein translation is MEKEYFAHPTAVIDEGCTIGKGTKIWHFTHIMTGCEIGENCNLGQNVVVSPGVRLGRNVKVQNNVSIYTGVICEDDVFLGPSMVFTNILNPRSAIVRRNQYVATLVKKGASIGANATIICGHTIGEYSMVGAGAVVTKDVKPYALVVGNPARQVGWVSEYGHRLHFDENGVAVCPESGQKYKLEQDRVRKISSE
- a CDS encoding DegT/DnrJ/EryC1/StrS family aminotransferase yields the protein MVDLYGQYVKIKPEIDGEMQRVIESTAFINGPAVREFQEALQSFLGVRHVIPCGNGTDALQIALMSLDLKPGDEVITPDFTFVATVEVVALLGLKPVFVDVDPDTFLMRPEAFEAAITPRTRAVIPVHLFGQCCDMHSVLSVARKHNLFVIEDVAQATGAEYTFPDGRKAKAGTMGDIGCTSFFPSKNLGCYGDGGAIMTNDDALAEKLRSIANHGMKVRYYHDRIGVNSRLDTLQAAILKVKLRYLKAYNTARQNAAAFYDASLNDLPALSVPARAPWSDHIFHQYTLKVSDNKRDKLKEYLEKKGIPSMIYYPVPLHLQKAYSWLGYRQGGFPVTEKLCSVVLSLPMHTELDEEQLQYISSAIREFFQ
- a CDS encoding capsule biosynthesis protein produces the protein MLLIVLTIPAALSQTRTMTEVDLSNIRVEDLSDQQIKNYIQQAQAAGLTIEQLEAAATARGMSQSEVIKLRNKIDSLQYTQVLGNEDNRFISRTRSLNFGKKTEADSKQALIQGKQAQKTQEKTYEELIAEQIFRSSFLAEKKKELSSEEKLFGFSLFNNEKITFEPSLNLPTPKNYILGPGDEVIIDVWGASEHTYRQIISPEGLILINNIGPVSIAGLTVEEATNQLKRRLAIIYSGLKKPSPNTFMSLSLGQIRSIKVNLVGEVKVPGTYTLPSVATVLNALYAAGGPSLNGTLRNVKLIRDNNIVAEIDFYRFLLEGKLPENLRLEDQDVIFVEPYSRRVEVTGEVKRPGIYDLKEKEVLKNLISYTGGFTGKSYREKVKVVRMNGREKEIHDVTITAADSFSLANGDQVMIDSVLDRFANKVEIRGAVFREGFYAIDDSLTLRQLIAKAEGLRGDAFLNRAAIYRTREDFTIEVIPVDLKELFLQNSRDIPLQKDDFVLVPSHFDITEEYTVQIEGDIKRPGIYPFAQNMTVEDLILQAGGILESASQSILELARRINDPNALESSEKIANIYRFPISAGLQLSSEASSFVLQPFDHVFIRRSPAYEKQKIVTLLGEFTFPGSYALSSKGERVSEVVKRAGGLTPFAYPEGARLIRKIQEDNKQKMQLIKNLLQSTKDTVDIFSFTQKETTIGIELDKIINNPGSDFDLLMQEGDILEVPKKLETVKLTGALLYPTTVKYRTTYSFNDYISNAGGITDDARKSKAFVIYPNGKVEKTKNFLIFNDYPPIIPGSEIVIPKKVQKEKTSPAQTISIASALASMSLIIVSLINNIKW
- a CDS encoding polysaccharide biosynthesis protein; the encoded protein is MRYSGLTDLIRILTFGIIALIILLVINTLFISMHKEAIIPLSVLLIDFILSTLGMMLLRIAVKYSYEQLSQWERGVMQTVLIGSWENALLMMQLLELDRNRKHKIIAIFDKDRNKNGFYLKGIPTYTIEKFSEIIEKESVEAVVLQKGYLNPDQKLQLIDYCLQEHIRVMTVPNLRSTKGLSLSIFQLKELRMEDLLEREPIKLNLQEISRFLIDRSILITGAAGSIGSEIVKQIASFNPKILILVDQAESPMYELEMDLKKLFPQVRYSLIIGDICDKNHMEKIFAQYKPEIVYHAAAYKHVPLMEENPCEAFKTNVLGTVNLVQCSLKYQVTKFIMISTDKAVNPTNVMGATKRLAEMYVQASQKFTSTKFITTRFGNVIGSNGSAVLLFKRQIENGGPVTITHPEVTRFFMTIPEACQLVLEASMAGKGGEIFVFDMGERIKILDLATKMIKLSGFIPNEDIKIVFTGLRPGEKLYEELIHDKENNIPTYHPKIMIARTREINFHTLHEQIQEFQFFLNQRNAEEIVRKMKELIPEYVSNNSKYCLIDNQMKEKTMIKKSNISGN